The proteins below are encoded in one region of Candidatus Dadabacteria bacterium:
- the gatC gene encoding Asp-tRNA(Asn)/Glu-tRNA(Gln) amidotransferase subunit GatC, translating into MKISKEDVLNTAELARLEFDDETLSKFTRQLGDILIHIDELAELDTKNVEPTSHVLELSTPFRKDEVNQLITAEDALSNAPSKENDFFTVPKVIEDQS; encoded by the coding sequence ATGAAAATATCCAAAGAAGATGTGCTTAACACGGCCGAGCTTGCAAGGCTCGAGTTTGATGACGAGACGCTTTCGAAGTTCACCCGTCAGCTCGGGGACATCCTCATCCATATAGATGAGCTTGCCGAGCTTGACACGAAAAACGTGGAACCCACATCGCATGTGCTTGAACTCTCAACTCCTTTCCGAAAAGACGAGGTAAATCAGCTAATAACGGCTGAAGACGCCCTTAGCAACGCACCCAGCAAAGAAAACGATTTCTTCACGGTTCCAAAAGTCATAGAGGACCAGAGCTGA